A stretch of Miscanthus floridulus cultivar M001 unplaced genomic scaffold, ASM1932011v1 os_2615_2, whole genome shotgun sequence DNA encodes these proteins:
- the LOC136535196 gene encoding trimethyltridecatetraene synthase-like, translating to MAVALVATCFVILVLSSVVWFRGRQKRLNLPPGPQGWPVIGSLGLLAGALPPHRALAKLAARHGPLMHLRLGSFDTVVASSAETARLVLKTHDLAFADRPPTAFGAILAYGCKGILQTPYGPYWRMARKLCATELFSPRRVDSFERMRAQETRALTRGLFESAGATVEVKAHLVNFTMRNILRMAVGDKWLGFYGSEEGEAFRRTLDEAFAVTGAVSNIGEWVPWLGRLDVQGFTRRMKRVHEQLDRFMEQILDEHEKDRRRCARDGGEFAARDLVDVLLQLAEEGSGPEEPEARLTRDGAKAFMLDIIAGGTDTAAITMEWTLAELLVRRPDAIAATTAELDRVVGRGRWVTERDLPALPYLDAVVKETMRLHPVAPLLVPRRAREDTVVGGYDIPAGARVLVNVWAVARDPASWSDAPDEFRPERFLAGGGAEHMDVRGAHFELLPFGAGRRMCPAYNLAMKEVVAALANLVHGFTWRLPDGVAPEDVSMEEFFGLTTSMKVPLVAIAEPRLPEHLYADVD from the coding sequence ATGGCTGTGGCATTGGTGGCCACCTGCTTCGTCATCCTCGTGCTCAGCTCCGTTGTTTGGTTCCGCGGCCGTCAGAAGCGGCTGAACCTCCCACCAGGGCCGCAGGGATGGCCGGTGATCGGCAGCCTCGGCTTGCTGGCAGGCGCTCTCCCGCCGCATCGCGCTCTGGCCAAGCTCGCGGCGCGCCATGGCCCGCTCATGCATCTCCGGCTTGGCTCCTTCGACACCGTGGTGGCCTCCTCGGCGGAGACGGCACGGCTGGTCCTCAAGACCCATGACCTCGCCTTCGCCGACCGCCCGCCCACGGCCTTCGGCGCCATCCTCGCCTATGGCTGCAAGGGCATCCTGCAGACTCCCTACGGCCCCTACTGGCGCATGGCACGCAAGCTGTGCGCCACCGAGCTCTTCTCCCCACGCCGCGTCGACTCGTTCGAGCGCATGCGCGCACAGGAGACGCGTGCGCTGACTCGCGGCCTGTTCGAGTCCGCTGGCGCCACCGTCGAGGTGAAGGCGCACCTCGTGAACTTCACCATGCGGAACATCCTTCGCATGGCGGTCGGGGACAAGTGGTTGGGCTTCTACGGCAGTGAGGAAGGCGAGGCGTTTCGGCGAACCCTGGATGAGGCGTTCGCGGTGACCGGCGCCGTGAGTAACATCGGCGAGTGGGTGCCGTGGCTGGGGCGGCTTGACGTGCAGGGCTTCACTCGTCGGATGAAGAGGGTGCACGAGCAGCTGGACCGGTTTATGGAGCAAATCCTCGATGAGCACGAGAAAGACCGGCGACGCTGTGCTAGAGACGGCGGCGAGTTCGCAGCGAGAGACCTGGTGGACGTGCTCCTGCAGCTAGCCGAGGAGGGCAGCGGGCCGGAGGAACCGGAGGCCCGGCTCACGCGCGATGGTGCCAAGGCCTTCATGCTGGACATCATTGCCGGCGGCACGGACACCGCGGCGATTACGATGGAGTGGACGTTGGCGGAGCTCCTCGTCCGCCGCCCGGACGCCATCGCGGCCACCACCGCCGAGCTGGACCGTGTGGTGGGCCGTGGTCGCTGGGTCACGGAGCGTGACCTGCCAGCGCTCCCCTACTTGGACGCCGTGGTGAAGGAGACGATGCGCCTCCACCCTGTAGCCCCTCTCCTGGTCCCTCGTCGCGCCCGTGAGGACACGGTGGTCGGAGGCTACGACATCCCAGCCGGAGCACGCGTGCTGGTGAACGTGTGGGCCGTGGCGCGCGACCCGGCGTCGTGGTCTGACGCGCCCGATGAGTTTCGGCCGGAGCGATTCCTCGCCGGGGGTGGCGCCGAGCACATGGACGTGCGCGGGGCGCACTTTGAGCTACTGCCATTTGGGGCCGGGCGGCGGATGTGCCCGGCCTACAACCTCGCGATGAAGGAGGTGGTGGCGGCCCTGGCGAACCTAGTGCACGGGTTCACGTGGCGGCTGCCGGACGGGGTGGCGCCCGAGGACGTGAGCATGGAGGAATTCTTTGGGCTCACGACGAGCATGAAGGTGCCCCTCGTCGCCATCGCCGAGCCCAGGCTGCCGGAGCACCTCTACGCCGATGTGGACTAA